In Arthrobacter sp. SLBN-83, one DNA window encodes the following:
- a CDS encoding globin domain-containing protein, protein MLSDKSRPVIEATLPLVGSRIGSITPNFYARLFAAHPELMDGLFSRSNQRSGNQQQALAGSIAAFATHLVNNPGTLPETVLSRIAHRHASLGITEPQYQVVYEHLFAAIAEDLAEVITTEIAEAWTEVYWLMADALIKLEKGLYAAQANDKMWTPWRVAAKTPAGTGSMTFTLEPADDTPVTPALPGQYISVKVAVADGLRQVRQYSLSGDAGTSRTFTTKLDDGGEVSPVLHNTVQVGDVVEISNPYGEITLKEGDGPVVLASAGIGCTPTASILRSLAESGSDRQVLVLHAESTLDSWALRSQMTDDVERLDGAELQLWLEKPVDGAREGFMSLREVDLPANASLYLCGPLPFMKNIRNEAINAGIPATRIHYEVFGPDIWLAS, encoded by the coding sequence ATGCTCTCGGACAAGTCCCGCCCCGTCATTGAGGCCACCCTGCCGCTGGTCGGCTCCCGGATCGGATCCATCACCCCCAACTTCTACGCCCGCCTCTTCGCCGCGCACCCCGAACTGATGGACGGCTTGTTCAGCCGCTCAAACCAGCGCTCCGGCAACCAGCAGCAGGCCCTTGCCGGGAGCATCGCCGCCTTCGCCACCCACCTGGTGAACAACCCGGGTACCCTGCCCGAAACCGTCCTTTCGCGCATCGCCCACCGGCACGCCTCCCTGGGCATCACCGAGCCGCAGTACCAGGTGGTCTACGAGCACCTGTTCGCGGCCATCGCAGAGGACCTGGCTGAAGTCATCACCACGGAAATCGCCGAAGCCTGGACTGAGGTGTACTGGCTGATGGCGGATGCACTGATCAAGCTTGAGAAGGGCCTCTACGCTGCCCAGGCCAATGACAAGATGTGGACTCCCTGGCGCGTGGCCGCCAAGACTCCCGCGGGAACCGGATCCATGACGTTCACCCTGGAGCCTGCGGACGACACCCCTGTGACCCCCGCCCTTCCCGGCCAGTACATCAGCGTCAAGGTTGCCGTTGCGGACGGCCTGCGCCAGGTCCGGCAGTACTCCCTCTCCGGCGACGCCGGCACCAGCCGCACCTTCACCACCAAGCTGGACGACGGCGGAGAGGTCTCCCCCGTGCTGCACAACACCGTCCAGGTGGGCGACGTCGTCGAAATCTCCAACCCCTACGGTGAGATCACGCTCAAGGAGGGCGACGGTCCGGTGGTCCTCGCGTCCGCGGGCATCGGCTGCACCCCCACCGCCTCCATCCTCCGCTCCCTCGCCGAGTCCGGCTCCGACCGCCAGGTCCTGGTGCTGCACGCCGAAAGCACCCTGGACAGCTGGGCCCTGCGCAGCCAGATGACGGACGACGTGGAACGCCTCGACGGCGCCGAACTGCAGCTCTGGCTTGAAAAGCCGGTGGACGGGGCCAGGGAAGGCTTCATGTCCCTGCGCGAAGTGGACCTTCCCGCCAACGCGTCCCTGTACCTGTGCGGCCCACTGCCGTTCATGAAGAACATCCGCAATGAGGCCATTAACGCGGGCATCCCGGCCACCCGCATCCACTACGAGGTCTTCGGCCCGGACATCTGGCTCGCCAGCTGA
- a CDS encoding phosphoenolpyruvate carboxykinase (GTP) — MGDLAQKPLLEKAPTTHAGLLAWVEEVAELTQPDRIYWVDGSEEENTRLTDELVAAGTLTRLNQDLFPNSFAAFSDPADVARVEEQTFICSENKRDAGFTNNWMDPREMKDKLRGLFAGSMRGRTMYVIPFVMGHLDAEDPKFGVEITDSAYVVASMRIMARIGTDVLNRITETNAFFVPALHSVGAPLEPGQDDVPWPCNPDKWIVHFPEERSIWSFGSGYGGNALLGKKCYALRIASVMARDEGWLAEHMLILKLTSPEQKTYYVAAAFPSACGKTNLALLDPTIKGWKVETLGDDITWMRFGKEGELRAVNPEAGLFGVAPGTGWGTNPNAMRAIAKGNSIFTNVALTDDGGVWWEGMTDEVPSHLTDWQGNSWTPDSDKPAAHPNSRFCTPIDQIDMVAEEYHNPDGVELSAILFGGRRKTTIPLVTEARSWSNGIFMGSTLSSETTAAAAGAVGVVRRDPMAMLPFIGYDAGDYLNHWVNLSAKANPERLPRIFLVNWFRRNSEGGFAWPGFGDNARVLKWAIERLEGKAEAIETPIGFVPTGDAIDLDGLDMTPAQVEEAVHVDPAEWATELASIEEWFANFGESLPQALQSELAGLKARLS; from the coding sequence ATGGGCGATCTGGCGCAGAAGCCGCTGCTTGAGAAAGCACCCACCACACATGCCGGCTTGCTGGCATGGGTCGAAGAGGTTGCTGAGCTTACGCAGCCGGACCGCATTTACTGGGTTGACGGGTCCGAAGAGGAAAACACCCGTCTCACCGACGAGCTTGTTGCTGCTGGAACGCTGACCCGGCTCAACCAGGACCTGTTCCCGAACTCCTTCGCCGCGTTCTCGGATCCCGCTGACGTTGCCCGCGTCGAGGAACAGACCTTTATCTGCTCCGAAAACAAGCGCGACGCCGGCTTCACCAATAACTGGATGGACCCCCGCGAGATGAAGGACAAGCTGCGCGGGCTGTTCGCCGGTTCCATGCGGGGCCGCACCATGTACGTCATCCCCTTCGTCATGGGCCACCTCGACGCCGAGGACCCCAAGTTCGGCGTGGAGATCACGGACAGCGCCTATGTTGTCGCCTCCATGCGAATCATGGCCCGCATCGGCACGGACGTGCTGAACCGCATCACGGAAACCAACGCTTTCTTCGTGCCGGCGCTGCACTCCGTGGGCGCTCCGCTGGAGCCGGGCCAGGACGACGTGCCGTGGCCGTGCAACCCGGACAAGTGGATTGTCCACTTCCCGGAAGAGCGCTCCATCTGGTCCTTCGGTTCGGGCTACGGCGGCAACGCGCTGCTGGGCAAGAAGTGCTACGCCCTGCGGATCGCTTCCGTCATGGCACGCGACGAGGGCTGGCTGGCCGAGCACATGCTCATCCTCAAGCTGACTTCCCCGGAGCAGAAGACCTACTACGTTGCGGCAGCCTTCCCCTCGGCCTGCGGCAAGACCAACCTCGCCCTGCTGGATCCCACCATCAAGGGCTGGAAGGTGGAGACCCTGGGTGACGACATCACGTGGATGCGGTTCGGCAAGGAAGGCGAGCTGCGGGCCGTCAACCCCGAGGCCGGCCTCTTCGGTGTTGCGCCGGGCACCGGCTGGGGCACCAACCCCAACGCCATGCGCGCCATCGCCAAGGGCAACAGCATCTTCACCAACGTGGCACTGACCGACGACGGCGGTGTCTGGTGGGAGGGCATGACGGACGAGGTGCCTTCGCACCTGACCGACTGGCAGGGCAACTCCTGGACCCCGGACTCTGACAAGCCGGCAGCGCACCCCAACTCCCGCTTCTGCACCCCGATCGACCAGATCGACATGGTGGCCGAGGAGTACCACAACCCCGACGGCGTGGAACTCTCCGCCATCCTGTTCGGCGGACGCCGCAAGACCACCATCCCGCTGGTCACCGAGGCCCGCAGCTGGTCCAACGGCATCTTCATGGGCTCCACCCTGTCCTCCGAGACCACCGCCGCCGCCGCCGGGGCTGTCGGTGTGGTCCGGCGCGACCCCATGGCCATGCTGCCCTTCATTGGCTACGACGCAGGCGACTACCTCAACCATTGGGTCAACCTGTCCGCCAAGGCCAACCCGGAGCGGCTGCCCAGGATCTTCCTGGTCAACTGGTTCCGCCGCAACTCCGAGGGCGGCTTCGCGTGGCCCGGCTTCGGCGACAACGCCCGCGTCCTCAAGTGGGCCATCGAGCGCCTCGAGGGCAAGGCGGAGGCCATCGAGACCCCCATTGGGTTCGTGCCCACGGGTGACGCCATCGACCTCGACGGCCTGGACATGACCCCCGCGCAGGTGGAGGAGGCCGTGCACGTGGATCCCGCAGAATGGGCAACTGAATTGGCCTCCATCGAGGAATGGTTTGCCAACTTCGGCGAGTCCCTGCCTCAGGCGCTGCAGTCCGAGCTGGCCGGCCTGAAGGCCCGCCTCTCCTAG
- a CDS encoding dihydrolipoyl dehydrogenase family protein: MMPEAAEREFDVVVIGAGAVGENAAGRVVEDGLTAVLVEAELVGGECSYWACMPSKALLRPGTALHGAQTTPGAKEAVTRTMDAAAVLERRNYFTSNWQDDSQVSWVKDTGIELVRGHGWLTGPKTVEVAGLDGTQHLLRARHAVVLATGSAPNTPPIEGLQDVQVWGTREATSASEVPDRLTVLGGGVAGTELAQAFARLGSSVTLVARSGLLGSFPTEASELVAAGLRADGVELRLHTATERISGNDDGTITVSLGDGSTVTSEKVLVSTGRHPALEGLGLENVGFEPDEQGHLSLTADMSGLVQQTPGDEPWLYAVGDAAGKNLFTHQGKYEARATGAAIAARAKGELKGSPGDWSRYAQTANQHAVPSVVFTDPELASVGRTLPAARKEGYNASSVELPIQVAGSSLHSENYEGWAQLVVDEDRKVLLGATFAGPDVAELLHAATIAVVGEVPLDRLWHAVPSYPTISEVWLRLLEKYGL; encoded by the coding sequence ATGATGCCCGAGGCCGCTGAGCGCGAATTTGATGTTGTTGTTATCGGCGCAGGCGCCGTGGGGGAAAACGCGGCTGGCCGCGTCGTAGAGGACGGGCTCACGGCCGTGCTCGTGGAAGCGGAACTGGTGGGCGGCGAATGCTCCTACTGGGCGTGCATGCCATCAAAGGCCCTGCTTCGCCCCGGCACCGCACTGCATGGAGCGCAGACTACCCCTGGCGCCAAGGAAGCGGTGACCCGGACCATGGATGCCGCTGCCGTCCTGGAACGCAGGAACTACTTCACCTCCAACTGGCAGGATGACAGCCAGGTTTCATGGGTAAAGGACACCGGCATCGAGTTGGTGCGCGGCCACGGGTGGCTCACGGGACCGAAGACGGTGGAAGTGGCCGGCCTGGACGGGACGCAACACCTGCTGCGGGCGCGGCATGCCGTGGTGCTGGCCACCGGCTCAGCCCCCAACACCCCGCCGATCGAAGGCCTGCAGGATGTGCAGGTATGGGGAACACGTGAGGCGACCTCGGCAAGCGAGGTGCCCGACCGGCTGACAGTACTGGGCGGCGGCGTCGCCGGGACCGAGCTGGCCCAGGCCTTCGCGCGGCTGGGCTCCAGCGTCACGCTGGTGGCGCGCAGCGGATTGCTGGGCAGCTTTCCAACAGAGGCCTCGGAGCTGGTGGCGGCGGGGCTGCGGGCCGACGGCGTGGAACTTCGACTGCATACTGCCACGGAACGGATCAGCGGGAACGATGACGGCACCATTACCGTCAGCTTGGGCGACGGATCCACAGTCACGTCGGAGAAGGTCCTGGTTTCCACCGGCAGGCACCCTGCGCTGGAGGGCCTTGGCCTGGAAAACGTCGGCTTTGAGCCGGACGAACAGGGGCACTTGTCCCTGACGGCGGACATGTCCGGCCTGGTCCAGCAAACACCCGGGGACGAGCCCTGGCTCTACGCCGTTGGGGACGCGGCCGGCAAGAACCTCTTCACCCACCAGGGCAAGTACGAGGCACGCGCCACCGGCGCTGCCATCGCAGCCCGCGCCAAAGGCGAACTTAAGGGCTCGCCCGGCGACTGGAGCCGGTACGCCCAGACAGCCAACCAACATGCCGTGCCCAGCGTGGTCTTCACCGACCCGGAGCTGGCCAGCGTCGGACGCACCCTGCCGGCGGCCCGCAAGGAAGGCTACAACGCATCCTCGGTGGAACTGCCCATCCAGGTGGCAGGGTCCTCGCTGCACTCGGAGAACTACGAAGGCTGGGCTCAGTTGGTGGTTGACGAGGACCGCAAGGTCCTGCTGGGCGCCACCTTTGCGGGCCCGGACGTGGCCGAACTGCTCCACGCGGCCACCATCGCAGTGGTGGGCGAGGTGCCGCTGGACCGGCTCTGGCATGCGGTCCCTTCCTACCCCACCATCAGCGAGGTGTGGCTCCGCCTGCTGGAAAAGTATGGCCTCTGA
- a CDS encoding ABC transporter ATP-binding protein: MLSARQLHAKGRRDPLLPPTSLAVARGELLLVTGERQDQRTALSLLLSGRMKATGGDVSWDNSPRTKQLRLAAALVDSPGVNEPEEHLSVRDLVTEDLALIPRRYRGALLSGPWLKVNRFEDIADLWTEQLEPRRRLELLTALALANPRTDLLVVDSPDRHSADGLTWLPRLQELAYDAGRPLAVVAAVSAVPAWWDGPVAVIGNDVPQPAPASPADGSSPLDEAHADDATASPGTHAGKHSAEAGQDPEPTQTTLETEVAK; the protein is encoded by the coding sequence TTGCTCTCAGCACGCCAGCTCCATGCCAAAGGACGCCGGGACCCGCTGCTTCCGCCCACCTCGCTGGCGGTCGCCCGCGGTGAGCTCCTGCTTGTCACCGGCGAGCGCCAGGACCAGCGGACCGCACTGTCCCTCCTGCTCAGCGGCCGGATGAAGGCCACGGGCGGAGACGTCAGCTGGGACAACAGCCCGCGGACCAAGCAGCTGCGGCTGGCAGCGGCCCTGGTGGACTCCCCCGGCGTGAACGAGCCCGAGGAACACCTCAGCGTCCGCGACCTGGTAACCGAGGACCTTGCCCTGATACCCCGCCGCTACCGGGGGGCGTTGCTCAGCGGGCCGTGGCTGAAGGTCAACCGGTTCGAGGACATCGCGGACCTGTGGACCGAGCAGTTGGAACCTCGGCGGCGGCTTGAGCTGCTGACGGCGCTGGCCCTTGCAAACCCGCGCACCGACCTGCTGGTGGTGGACTCCCCGGACCGCCACAGTGCAGACGGGCTCACCTGGCTGCCGCGCCTCCAGGAGTTGGCGTACGACGCCGGGCGGCCGCTCGCCGTCGTGGCGGCCGTCAGCGCCGTCCCCGCCTGGTGGGACGGCCCGGTTGCCGTAATCGGCAATGACGTGCCCCAGCCTGCCCCTGCCAGTCCTGCCGACGGCTCCAGCCCGCTCGACGAAGCCCACGCTGACGACGCCACGGCCTCCCCCGGCACCCATGCCGGCAAGCATTCCGCCGAAGCCGGGCAGGACCCGGAACCAACCCAAACCACACTCGAAACCGAGGTTGCCAAGTGA
- a CDS encoding YhgE/Pip family protein — protein MTVLRLARSELKRMTGGLLPKLTILALAMVPLLYGAVYLYANWDPYGHLNNLDAALVVEDSGATAADGTRLEAGAKVADSLVEGNVFHWIPVDNSAEADAGVRSGQYAFALRIPKDFSANLVSPGSFDSASQAMLNVTTNDANNYLLSTIVDKLTTAVHSTVAKEVGEETANQLLTGFGTIHSKMVQAADGASQLADGVATLRDGTVTLHEGTSALSSGADQLYAGQLKLRDGASQLTDGAGQLSSGLAVLKDKTATLPADTQRLASGAAQVAAGNAQLNAKVQDVAAQLDAADQGLRARVVESNSRLVTAGVLTQDQANKVLADFDAAAASSPVATAKSKIQADAAQVQQLADGSQAVSTGAAQLAAGMPALTDAIGQASAGADQLHNGAAALAAGEQSAVDGAAGLADGAHKVDAGAAQVSDGAAQAATGSRTLADEIGKGAGQVPNPDDAQKNNLSQVMADPVAVSNVSQAKAGSYGAGLAPFFLTLAMWIGIFMLVQAMRPITQRALASNAPSWKIALGGWLPFFLVSVVQASLLTLVADVALGLNPAHPVLMWLLMLAAAMAFSALIQGIVALLGSPGKLVVLILLVLQLVSSGGTFPWQTTPQPLHVVHQVLPMGYVVTGMRHLIYGGDLSMILPTLAGLVGYTLLGAALSTLAVRKNKYWTLKTLKPEIAV, from the coding sequence GTGACTGTCCTGCGGCTGGCCCGCTCCGAACTGAAGCGCATGACCGGCGGACTGCTGCCCAAGCTGACCATCCTGGCCCTGGCCATGGTCCCGCTGCTTTACGGCGCGGTCTACCTCTACGCCAACTGGGATCCCTACGGGCACCTCAACAACCTGGACGCAGCCCTGGTGGTGGAGGATTCCGGCGCCACAGCTGCGGACGGCACCCGGCTGGAGGCCGGCGCCAAGGTGGCGGACAGCCTGGTGGAAGGCAACGTGTTCCACTGGATTCCGGTGGACAACTCCGCGGAGGCCGATGCGGGCGTCAGGAGCGGTCAGTACGCCTTTGCACTTCGGATCCCGAAGGACTTTTCCGCCAACCTGGTGTCCCCGGGCAGCTTCGACTCCGCCAGCCAGGCGATGCTGAACGTCACCACCAACGATGCAAACAATTACCTCCTCAGCACCATCGTGGACAAGCTGACCACTGCCGTGCACTCCACTGTGGCCAAGGAGGTGGGTGAGGAGACCGCCAACCAGTTGCTGACAGGTTTCGGCACCATCCACTCCAAGATGGTCCAGGCCGCGGACGGCGCCTCCCAGCTGGCCGACGGCGTGGCCACCCTCAGGGATGGAACGGTCACCCTCCACGAAGGGACATCGGCGTTGAGCAGTGGCGCGGACCAGTTGTACGCCGGCCAATTGAAGCTGCGGGACGGCGCCAGCCAGCTGACCGACGGCGCGGGGCAACTGAGCAGCGGCCTGGCAGTCCTCAAGGACAAGACAGCCACCCTGCCCGCAGACACGCAAAGGCTGGCCTCCGGAGCTGCCCAGGTCGCTGCCGGAAACGCCCAGCTCAACGCCAAGGTCCAGGACGTGGCCGCCCAGCTGGACGCCGCGGACCAAGGCCTCCGCGCACGCGTGGTGGAGTCCAACAGCAGGCTGGTGACCGCCGGCGTCCTGACCCAGGACCAGGCCAACAAAGTCCTGGCAGACTTCGACGCGGCAGCGGCTTCCAGCCCGGTGGCAACGGCCAAGAGCAAAATCCAGGCAGACGCGGCCCAGGTCCAGCAGCTTGCCGACGGTTCCCAGGCGGTCAGCACGGGCGCCGCCCAGCTGGCGGCGGGCATGCCGGCACTCACGGACGCCATCGGGCAGGCCTCGGCAGGGGCTGACCAGCTGCACAACGGCGCCGCAGCGCTGGCAGCCGGCGAGCAGTCCGCCGTCGACGGTGCCGCTGGCCTTGCCGATGGAGCACACAAAGTGGACGCCGGCGCCGCCCAGGTTTCCGATGGTGCGGCGCAGGCAGCCACCGGCTCACGGACGCTGGCTGACGAGATCGGAAAGGGCGCCGGACAGGTCCCCAACCCCGATGACGCCCAGAAGAACAACCTGTCCCAGGTGATGGCCGATCCCGTAGCGGTCAGCAACGTCTCCCAGGCCAAGGCCGGGTCTTACGGCGCCGGCCTGGCACCGTTTTTCCTCACGCTGGCCATGTGGATCGGAATCTTCATGCTGGTCCAGGCCATGCGTCCCATCACGCAGCGGGCACTCGCCTCCAACGCGCCGTCGTGGAAGATCGCGCTGGGCGGCTGGCTGCCCTTCTTCCTGGTCTCCGTGGTGCAGGCTTCCCTGCTGACCCTGGTGGCGGACGTGGCACTGGGGCTCAATCCAGCCCATCCGGTCCTGATGTGGCTGCTGATGCTGGCCGCCGCCATGGCGTTCAGCGCCCTTATCCAGGGCATCGTGGCTCTGCTGGGCTCCCCCGGCAAGCTGGTGGTGCTCATCCTCCTGGTCCTGCAGCTGGTGTCGTCCGGCGGCACATTCCCGTGGCAGACCACCCCGCAGCCGCTGCACGTGGTGCACCAGGTCCTGCCCATGGGATACGTGGTGACCGGCATGCGGCACCTGATCTACGGCGGCGACCTGTCCATGATCCTCCCCACCCTGGCGGGACTGGTGGGCTACACCCTGCTGGGCGCGGCCCTGTCCACGCTCGCGGTACGCAAGAACAAATACTGGACGCTTAAGACGCTGAAACCGGAGATCGCAGTATGA
- a CDS encoding TetR/AcrR family transcriptional regulator: MTTEPTTGGKSLRPARTNATRQKLFDASMELIGERGAASVTVDEIAASAGVSKGTVYYNFGSKSELIAQLLRHGVDILKARLLEAADAEGAGSDPLLAMEAMIGQAMDFMAEYPSFARLWVSENWRIPSEWQGTFSVLRAELLDVIGQAVEKVAEAYPVDDSVSRGSLETAIFGACFVVGLDRQTYNPERTRDQSVAAIMAIMRGYVLKGPAPRE; this comes from the coding sequence ATGACCACTGAACCCACGACCGGTGGCAAGAGCCTCCGCCCGGCCAGGACCAACGCCACCCGCCAGAAGCTCTTCGATGCCTCCATGGAACTGATCGGCGAGCGTGGGGCGGCCAGCGTCACGGTCGATGAGATCGCGGCATCCGCGGGGGTTTCCAAGGGCACCGTGTACTACAACTTCGGCAGCAAGTCCGAGCTGATCGCGCAGCTCCTGCGGCACGGCGTGGACATCCTCAAGGCGAGGCTCCTCGAGGCCGCCGACGCCGAAGGAGCAGGCAGCGACCCACTGCTGGCCATGGAGGCGATGATCGGGCAGGCCATGGATTTCATGGCGGAGTACCCGTCCTTCGCCCGCCTCTGGGTAAGTGAAAACTGGCGGATCCCCAGCGAGTGGCAAGGCACCTTTTCCGTCCTGCGTGCGGAGCTCCTGGACGTCATCGGCCAGGCCGTGGAGAAGGTGGCCGAGGCTTACCCTGTGGATGATTCGGTGTCCCGGGGCAGCCTGGAGACCGCCATCTTCGGCGCCTGCTTTGTGGTGGGCCTGGACCGGCAGACGTACAACCCCGAGCGCACCCGTGACCAAAGTGTTGCAGCAATCATGGCCATCATGCGCGGCTACGTGCTGAAGGGGCCTGCTCCTCGGGAATGA
- a CDS encoding EamA family transporter, with product MNLRDSLLAVLVALLWGLNFVAIDLGLHAGGQDFPPLLFVAMRFVLVVVPWIFFVRKPDVSWKAIIGVGLFMSAGQFGLLYLAMALGMPAGLASLVLQAQVLLTVLLAAAFLGERPSRRQLAGVVLGVAGLALVAVGRSAVAPLLPLVIVLAAALSWAAGNVIVRKAKAASGLGLVVWSGAVVPLPLGALSVLLDGPDTVWQSLSTLQAPTMLSALYTAVFASLVGYGIWNRLLASHPSSAVVPFTLLVPVVGMSAAWLVLAEVPSPTEMAGGLLLLGGVATAVLGSAGVRPQRREAEPLPDLGAGLAAGDADDGRLAAAAGPPAGVREAEGR from the coding sequence GTGAACCTGCGAGACTCCCTCCTTGCCGTCCTCGTGGCCCTGCTGTGGGGCCTGAACTTCGTTGCCATTGACCTCGGGCTGCACGCTGGCGGGCAGGACTTCCCGCCGCTGCTGTTCGTTGCCATGCGCTTCGTCCTGGTGGTCGTCCCGTGGATCTTCTTCGTCAGGAAGCCGGACGTCAGCTGGAAGGCCATCATCGGCGTCGGACTCTTCATGAGCGCCGGCCAGTTTGGCCTTCTCTACCTGGCCATGGCGCTGGGCATGCCCGCAGGGCTCGCGTCCCTGGTCCTGCAGGCGCAGGTGCTGCTGACCGTCCTCCTAGCTGCCGCCTTCCTGGGCGAACGTCCCAGCCGGCGGCAGTTGGCTGGAGTGGTGCTCGGCGTCGCCGGCCTCGCGCTCGTGGCGGTGGGGCGCAGCGCCGTGGCCCCGCTCCTGCCGCTGGTCATCGTCCTGGCCGCAGCCCTGTCATGGGCGGCTGGAAATGTCATCGTCCGCAAGGCCAAAGCAGCCTCGGGCCTCGGGCTGGTGGTCTGGTCCGGCGCCGTGGTTCCACTCCCGCTGGGCGCTCTGTCCGTCCTGTTGGACGGGCCGGACACCGTGTGGCAGTCGCTGTCCACCCTCCAGGCACCGACCATGCTCAGCGCGCTCTACACCGCAGTTTTCGCATCACTGGTGGGCTACGGAATCTGGAACCGGCTCCTTGCCAGCCACCCGTCGTCGGCCGTTGTCCCCTTCACCCTGCTGGTCCCGGTGGTGGGCATGAGCGCTGCCTGGCTGGTCCTCGCAGAGGTGCCGTCGCCCACGGAAATGGCGGGCGGACTGCTCCTGCTGGGTGGCGTGGCGACGGCGGTGCTGGGCAGTGCGGGCGTCCGGCCTCAACGGCGGGAGGCGGAGCCGCTGCCGGACCTGGGTGCGGGCCTGGCGGCAGGGGATGCCGACGACGGACGCTTGGCAGCTGCCGCGGGCCCACCGGCCGGGGTACGTGAAGCGGAGGGCCGCTGA
- a CDS encoding LysR family transcriptional regulator, whose protein sequence is MIDIASLRALAGIKQHGSVIAAAEAMGFSPSAVSQQVKKLEKEAGFAVLERRGRGVLLTERGLALAAYGRRILAELEELQSTLLADPAKPSGSLKIVSFSTACRGLVGPLLARLEQSGAALSVAVLAEDPREAVARVANGEADLGLVHNWNSVPLVIPEHLTLEWLCEDVADVLVHRSHPLAQRPEVEPAELVDEKWISTPGGAICNEALLRIFADLGRVPDIRVYDPDFATHVALVEQGVAVALVPRLGRPALPPGVAAVPVVNPVQVRQVGLVHRRTMTASPGIRHIAGLLREIAASVPGA, encoded by the coding sequence ATGATCGACATCGCATCACTGCGGGCACTGGCAGGAATTAAGCAGCACGGTTCCGTCATCGCTGCCGCCGAAGCCATGGGGTTCAGCCCCTCGGCCGTGTCCCAGCAGGTCAAGAAGCTGGAGAAGGAGGCGGGCTTCGCCGTGCTGGAGCGCCGTGGCCGCGGGGTCCTGCTCACGGAGCGCGGACTGGCACTGGCAGCATACGGCCGCCGCATCCTGGCTGAACTGGAAGAGCTTCAGTCCACGCTGTTGGCGGACCCCGCAAAGCCCAGCGGCAGCCTGAAGATTGTGTCCTTTTCCACCGCCTGCCGCGGGCTGGTGGGACCATTGCTGGCGCGGCTGGAGCAATCAGGCGCGGCGCTGAGCGTTGCCGTCCTGGCGGAGGATCCGCGCGAGGCCGTGGCCCGTGTTGCAAACGGGGAAGCCGACCTTGGCCTGGTGCACAACTGGAACTCAGTGCCGCTGGTAATCCCGGAACACCTGACGCTGGAATGGCTGTGTGAGGACGTGGCTGATGTCCTGGTTCACCGCAGCCACCCATTGGCGCAGCGGCCGGAGGTTGAACCGGCCGAACTGGTTGATGAGAAATGGATCAGCACGCCGGGCGGGGCAATCTGCAATGAGGCTCTGCTCCGCATCTTCGCCGACCTGGGACGCGTGCCGGACATCCGGGTTTACGATCCCGACTTCGCGACGCACGTCGCCTTGGTGGAACAGGGAGTCGCGGTTGCCCTCGTTCCCCGACTCGGGCGTCCGGCGCTGCCGCCCGGGGTGGCTGCCGTCCCTGTGGTCAACCCGGTCCAAGTCCGCCAGGTGGGACTGGTCCACCGCAGGACCATGACGGCCAGCCCGGGCATCAGGCACATAGCCGGACTCCTGCGCGAAATCGCCGCCAGCGTGCCCGGCGCCTAA
- a CDS encoding SixA phosphatase family protein: MSSHHVRRLVIMRHAKADWPGGVADHERPLEERGHREAPLAGRWLLKHNVVPDFILCSSALRTRQTCTWVCSELGDKAPTPKLEDGLYAASALRMLSVVNHVPETVTTLMLIAHLPGVQDLAMHLASRDSDHDAYMDAATRFPTNALTVLETEKPWAELDGQDARITRFTVPRAH, encoded by the coding sequence ATGAGTTCGCACCATGTTCGACGCCTTGTGATCATGCGCCACGCCAAGGCCGACTGGCCCGGCGGGGTGGCCGACCATGAGCGGCCCCTCGAGGAGCGCGGGCACCGGGAAGCTCCGCTGGCCGGCCGGTGGCTGCTCAAGCACAACGTCGTCCCGGACTTCATCCTGTGCTCCAGCGCCCTGCGGACCCGGCAAACCTGTACGTGGGTCTGCTCGGAACTCGGCGACAAGGCTCCCACGCCCAAGCTTGAAGACGGCCTTTATGCGGCGTCGGCGCTTCGGATGCTCAGCGTGGTCAACCACGTGCCGGAAACCGTGACCACGCTGATGCTGATCGCGCACCTGCCGGGCGTCCAGGACCTGGCCATGCACCTCGCCTCACGGGACTCCGACCACGACGCCTACATGGACGCCGCCACCCGGTTTCCCACCAACGCGCTGACGGTCCTTGAAACGGAGAAGCCGTGGGCGGAACTGGACGGGCAGGACGCGCGGATCACCCGCTTCACGGTTCCCCGCGCACACTAG